The proteins below come from a single Halobacillus salinarum genomic window:
- the rplL gene encoding 50S ribosomal protein L7/L12 has translation MSNEQIIEAIKEMSVLELNDLVKAIEEEFGVSAAAPVAAGGGAGGGEEAAEQTEFDVVLESAGSSKIKVVKAVREITGLGLKDAKELVDNAPGAVKEGIAKEEAEELKAKLEEAGASVELK, from the coding sequence ATGTCTAATGAACAAATTATTGAAGCGATTAAAGAGATGTCCGTTCTTGAGCTTAACGACTTAGTAAAAGCAATTGAAGAAGAGTTTGGTGTATCTGCTGCAGCACCTGTAGCTGCTGGCGGCGGTGCAGGCGGTGGAGAAGAAGCTGCTGAGCAAACTGAATTTGACGTAGTACTTGAATCTGCTGGAAGCTCTAAAATTAAAGTAGTTAAAGCAGTCCGCGAAATCACTGGTCTTGGTCTTAAAGACGCAAAAGAACTAGTTGATAACGCTCCTGGCGCTGTTAAAGAAGGCATTGCAAAAGAAGAAGCAGAAGAATTGAAAGCTAAGCTTGAAGAAGCAGGCGCTTCTGTAGAACTTAAGTAA
- the rplJ gene encoding 50S ribosomal protein L10: MSKIIEQKKQVVDEIAEKFRNSKSAVLVDYRGLNVAEVTELRKQLREAGVDFKVYKNTMTRRATEQAELSELNEVLVGPTALAFHEEDAVAPAKILGSFAKEHESLEIKGGVVEGQVATLEQINELATLPNYEGLVSMFLSVLQAPIRNFAYATKAIADKKEEESA, translated from the coding sequence ATGAGCAAAATTATTGAGCAGAAAAAGCAGGTTGTAGACGAGATCGCAGAAAAGTTCCGTAACAGTAAATCTGCTGTATTGGTAGATTACCGTGGTCTTAATGTTGCTGAAGTTACTGAACTTCGTAAACAGCTTCGTGAAGCTGGTGTTGACTTCAAAGTGTACAAAAACACGATGACTCGCCGTGCAACGGAGCAAGCGGAATTAAGTGAACTTAATGAAGTCCTTGTAGGACCGACTGCCCTTGCCTTCCACGAAGAAGATGCGGTAGCTCCTGCGAAGATCCTCGGCAGCTTTGCTAAAGAACATGAAAGCCTTGAAATTAAAGGTGGAGTAGTTGAAGGACAAGTGGCAACACTTGAGCAAATCAACGAACTTGCGACCCTTCCAAACTACGAAGGGCTTGTATCTATGTTCCTCAGCGTACTACAAGCACCAATCCGCAACTTTGCTTATGCAACAAAAGCAATTGCAGACAAAAAAGAGGAAGAAAGCGCGTAA
- the rplA gene encoding 50S ribosomal protein L1 — MAKKSKKQQEVLALVDRTKAYDVQEAIKLVKETAKANFDETVEAAFRLGVDPKKADQQIRGAMVLPHGTGKTQSVLVFAKGDKAKEAEAAGADFVGDQDLINKINQGWFDFDVVVATPDMMAEVGKLGRVLGPKGLMPNPKTGTVTFEVEKAVNEIKAGKVEYRVDKAANIHVPIGKSSFDEGKLVENFEAITDALVKAKPQASKGVYMRNAAVSSTMGPGIKVDVSNFVK; from the coding sequence ATGGCTAAAAAAAGCAAAAAGCAACAAGAAGTATTAGCACTTGTTGATCGTACGAAAGCTTATGATGTACAAGAAGCAATTAAGCTTGTTAAGGAAACAGCAAAAGCAAATTTTGATGAAACGGTAGAAGCTGCCTTTCGTCTAGGGGTGGACCCGAAGAAAGCTGACCAGCAAATCCGTGGAGCAATGGTACTTCCACACGGTACTGGTAAAACCCAGAGTGTTCTTGTATTTGCTAAAGGGGATAAAGCGAAAGAAGCAGAGGCAGCAGGTGCTGACTTTGTTGGCGATCAGGATCTTATCAATAAAATCAACCAAGGCTGGTTTGATTTCGACGTTGTCGTTGCCACGCCAGATATGATGGCTGAAGTTGGTAAGCTTGGCCGTGTCTTAGGACCAAAAGGTCTTATGCCTAACCCTAAAACAGGGACGGTAACGTTTGAAGTAGAAAAGGCTGTTAATGAAATCAAAGCGGGTAAAGTCGAATACCGTGTAGATAAAGCGGCTAACATTCACGTTCCTATTGGGAAATCTTCGTTTGATGAAGGAAAACTAGTTGAGAATTTCGAAGCAATTACAGACGCTTTAGTCAAAGCGAAACCTCAAGCATCTAAAGGGGTTTACATGCGTAATGCTGCCGTTTCCTCAACAATGGGACCTGGAATCAAAGTAGACGTTTCTAATTTTGTTAAATAA
- the rplK gene encoding 50S ribosomal protein L11, with amino-acid sequence MAKKVIKLVKLQIPAGKANPAPPVGPALGQAGINIMGFCKEFNARTQDQAGMIIPVEITVFEDRSFTFVTKTPPAAVLLKKAAGIETASGEPNRNKVASVKRDQVREIAETKMPDLNAADVEAAMRMVEGTARSMGITVED; translated from the coding sequence GTGGCTAAAAAAGTTATTAAATTAGTAAAACTTCAGATTCCTGCAGGTAAAGCGAACCCAGCACCACCAGTAGGACCGGCACTAGGTCAAGCTGGAATTAACATCATGGGCTTCTGTAAGGAGTTTAATGCTCGTACGCAAGATCAAGCTGGTATGATTATTCCGGTTGAAATTACGGTATTTGAAGACCGTTCATTTACATTTGTGACGAAAACTCCGCCAGCTGCAGTTCTACTTAAGAAAGCAGCAGGTATTGAAACAGCGTCAGGTGAACCGAACCGTAACAAGGTTGCTTCTGTTAAACGCGACCAAGTACGTGAAATCGCCGAAACAAAAATGCCTGACTTAAACGCTGCTGACGTTGAGGCTGCTATGCGCATGGTTGAAGGTACAGCGCGCAGCATGGGTATTACAGTTGAAGACTAA
- the nusG gene encoding transcription termination/antitermination protein NusG translates to MEKRWYVVHTYSGYENKVRANLEKRVESMGMEDKIFRVLVPEDEETEIKNGKRKIAKKKVFPGYVLAEMIMTDDSWYVVRNTPGVTGFVGSTGSGSKPIPLLPEEVDTVLKRMGMNEQPKTEVDFEVKESVKVVDGPFANFTGTIEHIDLDKQKVKVHVNMFGRETPVELDFSQIEKL, encoded by the coding sequence ATGGAAAAAAGATGGTATGTTGTTCACACCTATTCAGGTTATGAAAACAAAGTTAGAGCCAATTTAGAAAAGCGCGTGGAATCCATGGGCATGGAAGATAAGATCTTCCGCGTATTGGTGCCTGAAGATGAAGAAACAGAAATTAAGAACGGGAAGCGAAAGATTGCAAAGAAAAAGGTGTTCCCTGGTTACGTTTTGGCTGAAATGATCATGACGGATGATTCTTGGTATGTAGTCCGAAACACGCCGGGAGTGACTGGGTTTGTTGGGTCAACAGGTTCCGGTTCCAAACCTATCCCTCTCTTACCTGAAGAAGTGGACACGGTATTGAAACGTATGGGAATGAACGAACAGCCGAAAACTGAGGTTGACTTTGAAGTGAAGGAAAGTGTTAAGGTTGTTGATGGTCCTTTTGCGAATTTCACTGGAACTATCGAGCATATTGACCTTGATAAACAGAAAGTGAAAGTCCACGTGAATATGTTTGGCCGGGAAACTCCGGTAGAATTGGATTTTTCACAAATAGAAAAATTGTGA
- the secE gene encoding preprotein translocase subunit SecE: MFKFFKNVAREMRKVSWPKGQELTRYTITVIATVAFVAVFFAIIDLGITEVLELISK, from the coding sequence ATGTTTAAGTTTTTCAAAAATGTAGCACGGGAGATGCGTAAAGTAAGTTGGCCAAAAGGGCAGGAGCTTACGCGTTACACCATTACCGTTATAGCTACTGTAGCATTCGTTGCTGTATTCTTTGCAATCATTGATCTTGGAATAACAGAAGTACTTGAACTCATTTCTAAGTAA
- the rpmG gene encoding 50S ribosomal protein L33 produces MRKKVILACTECLSRNYSSYINRTNQSERLEVRKYCKQCGTHTLHRETK; encoded by the coding sequence ATGCGAAAAAAAGTGATCCTGGCCTGCACAGAGTGTTTAAGCAGGAATTACAGTTCTTATATAAACCGAACGAACCAATCTGAACGGCTGGAAGTTCGTAAATATTGCAAACAATGCGGTACTCATACACTCCATCGGGAAACAAAATAG
- the sigH gene encoding RNA polymerase sporulation sigma factor SigH, with product MSIGQTENSIKEADLSKLDDEAIVEKINQGQIQALDYLINKYKNFVRAKARTYFLIGADREDIVQEGMIGLYKAIRDYQEDKLSSFKAFAELCVTRQIITAIKTATRQKHIPLNSYVSLDKPIYDEESDRTLLDVIAGSKAIDPQELIVNKEKFGDMEEKISELLSDLEKKVLALYLDGQSYQEISEELKRHVKSIDNALQRVKRKLEKYLEVSEITL from the coding sequence GTGAGCATCGGTCAAACTGAGAATAGCATCAAAGAGGCGGATCTTAGCAAACTTGACGATGAAGCGATCGTCGAAAAGATTAATCAAGGGCAGATCCAGGCTCTGGATTATTTAATCAATAAGTACAAAAATTTTGTGCGGGCTAAAGCTCGGACTTATTTTCTTATTGGTGCAGATCGAGAAGATATTGTTCAAGAAGGAATGATCGGACTTTATAAAGCTATTCGTGATTATCAGGAGGACAAGCTGTCTTCATTTAAAGCCTTCGCAGAATTGTGTGTCACCCGTCAAATTATAACCGCTATTAAAACCGCCACTAGACAGAAACATATCCCATTGAATTCTTACGTTTCCTTGGATAAACCAATTTATGATGAAGAATCGGACCGGACTCTGCTGGATGTCATCGCGGGGTCAAAAGCGATCGATCCGCAAGAACTGATAGTTAACAAAGAAAAGTTTGGCGACATGGAAGAAAAAATTTCAGAATTGCTGAGCGATTTGGAGAAAAAAGTGCTTGCGCTTTATTTAGACGGACAATCCTATCAAGAGATTTCAGAAGAATTAAAAAGGCATGTGAAGTCTATTGATAATGCCCTGCAAAGAGTAAAACGGAAGCTTGAGAAATACTTGGAAGTGAGCGAAATTACTTTATAA
- a CDS encoding NYN domain-containing protein gives MIVLIVDGYNMIGSWPELKRLKEKDLSQARDLLVQMLAEYQSYTGGRIIVVFDAYHVRGLVKKQLTNKIEIIYTKENETADERIEKLAGELNDVRTQVYVATSDYAEQRTIFAQGAFRKSARELYIEVKNIEQQIKKDVESRNQVQYQPKIPIKKEVRDIFEKWRRGDK, from the coding sequence ATGATTGTCTTAATTGTTGACGGGTATAACATGATTGGATCATGGCCGGAGCTCAAGCGATTAAAGGAAAAAGATCTCAGTCAGGCGAGGGATTTATTGGTCCAAATGCTTGCTGAATATCAATCCTATACAGGCGGTCGAATCATCGTTGTGTTTGATGCCTATCATGTCAGAGGGTTAGTTAAGAAACAGCTGACTAATAAAATCGAGATCATTTATACGAAAGAAAATGAAACCGCCGATGAAAGAATTGAAAAACTCGCTGGCGAATTAAATGACGTACGGACCCAGGTTTATGTAGCTACGTCCGATTATGCAGAACAAAGGACGATTTTTGCCCAGGGAGCTTTTCGAAAATCGGCAAGAGAATTGTACATTGAAGTGAAGAATATTGAACAGCAAATAAAAAAAGATGTAGAATCGAGAAATCAGGTTCAATATCAGCCGAAAATACCGATAAAAAAAGAAGTGAGGGACATCTTTGAAAAGTGGAGAAGAGGGGATAAATAA
- the rlmB gene encoding 23S rRNA (guanosine(2251)-2'-O)-methyltransferase RlmB: protein MKDEWIIGKNPVQEALKSGRAINKVFTSDQLQHQAFKKLEQLAKESGVMVQKVPRKKIDQLVDGNHQGVAASVAAYEYSDIDDLFTKAEEKGEAPFFIICDEIEDPHNLGSILRTADASGAHGVIIPKRRSVALTATVAKTSTGAIEYIPVARVTNLARTIEELKERFVWVVGTDADGTEDYRNLDGKMPIALVIGSEGRGMSRLTKEKCDWTVSLPMAGHVTSLNASVAAALLMYEVHRKRHPLGE, encoded by the coding sequence ATGAAGGATGAATGGATTATCGGCAAAAACCCTGTACAGGAAGCGCTGAAGTCCGGCAGGGCCATCAATAAAGTATTTACCTCCGATCAGCTTCAGCACCAGGCTTTTAAAAAGCTTGAACAGCTGGCGAAAGAAAGCGGAGTCATGGTTCAGAAAGTACCGAGGAAGAAAATTGATCAACTGGTAGATGGAAATCACCAGGGAGTCGCTGCCTCCGTTGCTGCCTATGAATATAGCGATATCGATGACTTATTTACGAAAGCTGAAGAAAAAGGAGAGGCTCCTTTTTTTATTATTTGTGATGAGATTGAGGACCCTCACAACCTGGGGTCTATTTTAAGGACAGCGGATGCAAGCGGAGCTCACGGTGTCATCATTCCTAAAAGACGGTCTGTGGCGCTCACAGCAACGGTAGCAAAAACGTCTACAGGAGCAATCGAATATATTCCAGTTGCCCGGGTGACTAACTTGGCGAGAACCATTGAAGAATTGAAAGAACGGTTCGTTTGGGTAGTGGGCACGGACGCAGATGGAACGGAAGACTACCGGAATCTGGACGGTAAGATGCCGATTGCATTAGTAATTGGCAGCGAAGGACGGGGGATGAGTCGGCTCACAAAAGAGAAATGCGATTGGACTGTCAGTCTTCCGATGGCTGGACATGTGACTTCGCTGAATGCTTCCGTCGCAGCGGCTCTTCTGATGTATGAAGTACATCGTAAACGGCACCCGCTCGGGGAATAA
- a CDS encoding Mini-ribonuclease 3 translates to MKPLALAYMGDSVYELYVREHLLAAGKIKPQLLHETAVKFVSAVSQAAVSKWWQEKELLTDEEEAIFRRGRNAKSGSVPKNTNVQTYRSSTGFEAVLGFLYLSQQQERLETLIYHAIDFVEEGSGQDEG, encoded by the coding sequence ATGAAACCATTAGCCCTCGCTTATATGGGTGATTCGGTGTATGAATTGTATGTGCGAGAACATTTATTGGCTGCAGGGAAGATTAAGCCTCAGCTTCTTCACGAGACAGCTGTGAAATTCGTTTCCGCTGTCTCGCAGGCGGCTGTCAGCAAGTGGTGGCAGGAGAAAGAGCTGCTAACGGATGAAGAAGAAGCCATATTTAGACGTGGGAGAAACGCTAAGTCCGGGTCTGTTCCAAAGAACACGAATGTCCAAACTTACCGCTCCTCCACAGGGTTTGAAGCAGTGCTGGGTTTTCTTTATTTATCGCAGCAGCAGGAGCGGCTGGAGACATTGATATACCATGCTATTGATTTCGTCGAAGAAGGGAGTGGACAAGATGAAGGATGA
- the cysS gene encoding cysteine--tRNA ligase, which produces MAINIYNTLTRTKEPFEPLEDGKVKMYVCGPTVYNYIHIGNARPAIVFDAVRRYFEYRGYDVEYVLNFTDVDDKLIKAANEMGEEVPDIANRFIDAYLEDVGALGVKKAVHHPRVTENMDEIISFIQGLVDKGFAYEAEGDVYFRTRKFDSYGKLSHQSIDELRTGARIEVGEKKEDPLDFTLWKEAKPGEISWKSPWGEGRPGWHIECSTMAKKYLGDTIDIHAGGQDLTFPHHENEIAQSEAHNGSAFARYWMHNGYINIENEKMSKSLGNFVLAHDLVKKHDPQVIRFFMLSVQYRHPINFSDELLKGAKSSFERIQNAFQNIKYRKQASMDLVKNGQGQWLEEIIRFKQQFIQEMDDDFNTANAISVLFDLTKSANLYLQSEQTTTKVLDAYLELFTELTSVLGLELEQQTELLDEEIEALIAERKQARKDRNFERADQIRDELKDRNIILEDTSQGTRWKRG; this is translated from the coding sequence GTGGCCATTAACATTTACAATACGTTAACAAGAACAAAAGAACCATTCGAACCGTTAGAAGACGGCAAAGTAAAAATGTATGTGTGCGGGCCAACCGTATATAATTATATTCATATAGGAAACGCTCGTCCTGCCATCGTTTTTGATGCGGTTCGCAGATACTTTGAATACCGTGGCTACGATGTGGAATACGTATTAAATTTTACCGATGTCGACGACAAACTCATTAAAGCTGCAAATGAAATGGGCGAGGAAGTACCGGATATAGCGAACCGATTTATCGACGCTTATCTGGAAGACGTAGGGGCACTTGGTGTGAAAAAAGCGGTTCACCATCCTAGAGTTACAGAAAATATGGACGAAATTATTTCTTTTATCCAAGGTCTGGTAGATAAAGGTTTTGCCTATGAAGCTGAAGGGGATGTATATTTTCGAACGAGAAAATTCGATTCCTACGGAAAGCTTTCCCACCAGTCCATCGACGAATTAAGGACAGGAGCCAGAATTGAAGTCGGTGAGAAAAAGGAGGATCCGCTCGATTTTACTTTGTGGAAAGAAGCAAAGCCCGGCGAGATTTCTTGGAAAAGCCCATGGGGAGAGGGACGTCCCGGCTGGCACATTGAATGCTCAACCATGGCAAAAAAATACTTGGGAGATACGATTGATATCCACGCCGGAGGCCAGGATTTAACTTTCCCTCATCACGAGAATGAAATCGCCCAATCGGAAGCTCATAACGGATCTGCGTTTGCCCGGTACTGGATGCACAATGGATATATTAATATTGAAAATGAAAAGATGTCCAAATCCTTAGGCAACTTTGTATTGGCTCATGACCTTGTCAAGAAACACGATCCTCAAGTGATCCGCTTTTTTATGCTCAGTGTTCAATACCGCCATCCCATTAACTTTAGCGATGAGCTTCTCAAAGGGGCAAAAAGCAGTTTCGAGCGAATTCAAAATGCTTTTCAAAATATTAAATACCGAAAACAGGCGAGTATGGATCTGGTGAAAAATGGCCAAGGCCAGTGGCTGGAAGAAATCATCCGATTCAAGCAGCAATTTATTCAGGAAATGGACGATGATTTTAATACAGCGAATGCCATCTCCGTGTTATTTGACCTGACAAAATCGGCCAATTTGTATTTGCAATCCGAGCAGACGACAACGAAGGTGCTGGATGCTTATTTAGAACTATTTACTGAACTCACGAGTGTGCTTGGCCTTGAATTGGAACAACAGACCGAACTGTTGGATGAAGAAATAGAAGCATTAATCGCTGAACGAAAACAAGCGAGGAAAGATCGCAATTTTGAAAGAGCTGACCAAATTCGCGACGAATTAAAAGACCGGAATATTATTTTAGAAGATACGTCTCAAGGAACGCGTTGGAAAAGAGGGTAA
- the cysE gene encoding serine O-acetyltransferase — protein MGLIKMFKEDVDVVFDQDPAARSYFEVILTYSGLHATWAHRVAHACFKRKFFFLARVISQISRFLTGIEIHPGAKIGRRFFIDHGMGVVIGETCEIGDNVTLFQGVTLGGTGKEKGKRHPTLMNNSLVATGAKVLGSITIGENSKVGAGSVVLHDVPDNSTVVGIPGHVVVQDGKKVRQKDLDHHKLPDPVYDRLNELETQIEQLKKELQEAKGVKQSGH, from the coding sequence ATGGGGCTGATTAAAATGTTTAAGGAAGATGTCGATGTCGTTTTTGACCAAGATCCGGCTGCAAGATCCTATTTTGAAGTCATCTTAACTTATTCAGGATTGCATGCGACTTGGGCACATCGGGTGGCCCATGCTTGTTTCAAACGAAAGTTCTTTTTTCTGGCGCGGGTGATCTCGCAGATCAGTCGTTTTTTAACTGGAATAGAGATTCATCCAGGTGCAAAAATAGGGAGACGGTTTTTCATTGACCACGGCATGGGAGTTGTAATCGGGGAAACTTGTGAGATCGGTGATAACGTAACTCTGTTCCAGGGAGTGACGCTTGGCGGTACTGGGAAAGAAAAGGGTAAACGCCATCCAACCTTAATGAACAATTCCCTCGTGGCTACCGGAGCTAAAGTGCTGGGATCGATCACCATTGGGGAAAATTCAAAAGTAGGAGCAGGGTCCGTCGTATTACACGATGTACCGGACAATTCCACTGTTGTAGGCATTCCAGGACACGTCGTTGTCCAGGACGGAAAAAAAGTCCGCCAAAAAGATTTGGATCACCACAAACTGCCTGATCCTGTTTACGACCGGCTGAACGAGCTGGAAACACAAATCGAACAGTTAAAGAAAGAACTTCAGGAAGCTAAAGGAGTGAAACAGAGTGGCCATTAA